The DNA window TCTGATCCTTCATACATTGCAAAGCGACCTGCTCTGATTTCACTTAGTTTAAAGAAGAGGATTGTGCCAAGAGGCTCTGTTTATCAAGTTTTGCTGTCAAAGGGTTTGATTAAGAAAGATGTGaatcttccttttttgtttgagtCTGCTGAAAACCGATTCTTAAACAAATTCATCGACCCTCATAAGAAGCTGATTCCTGGATTGTTGAAGTTGTATAAAGAGAAATTGGAGGATGCTAAGAGATAGCAGGTTCAATCTCCTTCTCtaaatgttaatatttttaccTGTTTTGCTTGTTCATATGTCTATTGATATCTAAAATTGATGTATGTTCAAGAGCTTTTGCTGTATTTGCTGCTATTTAGATGGGTTGAGCTGAATTGACTATAGCACGTTGTAACAATAATAAAGTGGAGTCAGAGGATTCAAATATGTCTAAACTAGCTTTGGCTTTTGGCTTTATTCCTGTTGATTGTTGACTTCTTTTCTTACGATAAttctaaagaaaattctaaccCGTGATTCTAGTTGAATGTTACCTACTCTATTTATGAGAGATATCATATCAGTCGGAGAGGGAAACTTGAGATATcgtatcggttggagagtcgACCAAAATAGCACCTTAAGTTCTAAATTGAAACTACGAAGCATCATACTTTTTCAGATATAGACAAATGGAATGTCGAAAGACCGAATAAATCTTGTATAAGTCATCCTCCATCACAAAACATACAtaccttttgcttttgctAGCATCTTCCACATATTTACTTGAGAAGGCCTCATTAGCATAAGATAACCGCTTATTAACACTTCTGGACTTTCTTGATTATGACGTGGTTGAAGTTGAGGAGCATCAAGTCCACTATAGACATGTTTTATCACACTGATTTAATATCCATTGAAGTACTAGTCCGGCACTTACATTCACCGAAAATTCTCTAAATAGAAACCATACCTTTAGAGCGAGAACAGTTATTTGTGAAAGCACGAGTTTAAACGAGAAAAATAAAGCAGCTGATTTACGAAAGAAAAATCAGCAGTTGTTTCCTTTACCGAATCATCCAGCATACACAAACTCGAAATAGAAAAACACTGCTTAGAAGAAACAAAGCAATATTTCAAACATAATCGCCTTCTTCCCCTGTTCGAGTACCCGTCAGTTGTATAGGataactcaaaagaaaatcagagTATATGGCaattacattttaatatatattatattgtaaaataatatttaaatgggttgaattttattatgaaataataatatttaaataaattcaactTAGTATATGgtaattacattttaatttttttaaaaaatcaattaatccTATATTTAGTCTTCATGATCGTATATATgcttatgttttaaaatgtaattcaCCCTGGAAACCCTAACCCGCCTCCTATTCGTTCCTGCAGCCATTCTCTCATAATCCCCCTCCCGCCGCTCGCTGTCACTCCTCCGCTTCCCATTTTCCCCCTTCCCCGCCGCTCGCTGTCACTCCTCCGCCTCCCGTTTTCATTATTCGTTACGCTTGCGAGGCATTCGTGTTTCTACGATTCGTCTTCTCAAGAGGAAGCAGGTTTTCTTTCCGCTCACGTTTTCACAGTCATGTTGTTGCTTCGTCGAATCATTAGAGTCAGGCAGCCATCAACAGTTTTTGCTCGCGGATTTTCTGAAAGTCCGTTGAAATCTCTCAGATACTCATCGATTTCTTCTGTGATCGCATCATCTCTAAAATCTGCATCGCCGGATTCTAATTCTGTCAAGCCAGAGAACGATGAGAAGCCTGTAATCGTGTTCTTTGAGAATCATGGATTCTCAAAAACACAGATCTCTGATCTTGTCAAGAAATTCCCTCAAGTTCTTTCAGCGAACCCCGAAAAGACGCTATTGCCAAAATTGTTGTTCTTTCAATCGAAAGGCCTTTCTTCCCCCGAGATTGCCAAATTAGTGTGTAGTTATCCTTCGATTTTAGCGCGAAGTTTAGACAGAAAAATCATTCCAGCTTTTGATTACATTCAAGAGCTACTTCAAACTGAGGAGAAGACTGTCGCATCCATAAAACGGTTTTTAGGTATTCTCACTTGTGATCTCCAAATTTATGCTCGTCCCAATGTTGAAACTCTAATACAAATTGGAGTCCCTGATTCCAACATTGCAACCATTCTTCACTACCAACCACGAGTGTTCTTGATAAACACCGTCCGATTCAAGGAGATTGTGGAGGAAGTTAAGGAAATGGGATTCAACCCTCTGCGATTGAAGTTTGTTCTTGCTGTTTTTGCTATGCGAGCAATGAGCAAATGTACATGgagaaaaaaagttgaagtttACAAGAAATGGGGATGGCCTGAAGAAGAGATTCTCTCCGCTTTTCGAAGGCATCCATGGTGTATGATGGCTTCCGAGAATAAGATCAATGGCGTAATGGATTTCTTTGTGAACAAGATTGGGTGTGAACCTTCATACATTGCAAAGCGACCTGCTCTGATTTCACTTAGTTTAAAGAAGAGGATTGTGCCAAGAGGCTCTGTTTATCAAGTTTTGCTGTCAAAGGGTTTGATTAAGAAAGATGTGAATCTTCCTTTGCTGTTTGATTCTACTGAAAGCCGATTCTTAGCCAAATTCATCGACCCTCATAAGGAGCTGATTCCTGAATTGTTGATGTTGTATAAAGAGAAATTGGAGGATGCTAAGAGATAGCAGGTTCATTCTCCTACACTAAATGTTAACATTTACCTGTTTTGCTTGTTCATGTCTATTGATATCTAAAAATTGATGCATGTTCAAGAGCTTGTGCTGAATTAATTGGCTGCTATTTAGattgttaattaaatgatGGTTTGAGCTGAACTGACTATAGCACGTTGtaacaataataattgtaATACCCATCGGATAAAAANAAAATAAAGCAGCTGATTTACGAAAGAAAAATCAGCAGTTGTTTCCTTTACCGAATCATCCAGCATACACAAACTCGAAATAGAAAAACACTGCTTAGAAGAAACAAAGCAATATTTCAAACATAATCGCCTTCTTCCCCTGTTCGAGTACCCGTCAGTTGTATAGGataactcaaaagaaaatcagagTATATGGCaattacattttaatatatattatattgtaaaataatatttaaatgggttgaattttattatgaaataataatatttaaataaattcaactTAGTATATGgtaattacattttaatttttttaaaaaatcaattaatccTATATTTAGTCTTCATGATCGTATATATgcttatgttttaaaatgtaattcaCCCTGGAAACCCTAACCCGCCTCCTATTCGTTCCTGCAGCCATTCTCTCATAATCCCCCTCCCGCCGCTCGCTGTCACTCCTCCGCTTCCCATTTTCCCCCTTCNtaaaatagaaagaaagaaagaaagaaagcgtGTGGCAGATGCCACCGCCGAAAAACCGCAGGCAGCAAAAGACTGGGGAGTAGCCCATTTTCAAGGACTCTTCGAGGGCAGAAGAAGAGGGTTGGAGAGACGTTGAAAATGGAGGAGGAGCTCACGAACTCTCGGAGACCAACCATTGGGAGAACTCGTTGGAGTCCACTTCGGCCGGAAACTTGGCGATTGAGACCCATAAGCGCCATCTGATCGATTAGGGAAAAAGTTTGAGGACTTCCACCGCCGAGGCTTGGAGATTGAGGTTAGTGGAGGACTAGAGTCGAAATGGGCGNGCTCGCTGTCACTCCTCCGCCTCCCGTTTTCATTATTCGTTACGCTTGCGAGGCATTCGTGTTTCTACGATTCGTCTTCTCAAGAGGAAGCAGGTTTTCTTTCCGCTCACGTTTTCACAGTCATGTTGTTGCTTCGTCGAATCATTAGAGTCAGGCAGCCATCAACAGTTTTTGCTCGNAGATATCACTTTGGATCTACGAGATTTGAGGATTGTGGGCGTCGGAAAGGAATCAGAGGGAGAGGCGACGGCGAGCATGCAGTGGAATTATTTGAGGAGTTTGGCAAGAGTTTGGCAACTTTTGGAACCCTCCAAAGACACAAATCCGAACAAAAAAACGTCAGGTAAGTAGCACCTCAAAACCTTGGATTTAGCTATGCTCATAGTATANGGATTTTCTGAAAGTCCGTTGAAATCTCTCAGATACTCATCGATTTCTTCTGAGATCGAATCATCTCTAANTGGTATAAGAAGTATGTTTTAGAAGTTTGAGCATAGAATGAGTATGTGAATGAGTATGTCTGTTTAAACTTTACTGAAACGCGTATGCAACTACCTTAAGAATTGAGATTCATGACTAGCTTTCCATGATTAGATCATTAAGTTATGCCTCCGTCACCGCACGTTAGAGTATTAGCAGTTATTCGGGGACGGGGACGGGGACGATTAGGGGTTCGCCAACTAACCCCTAACCATAAAACCTGACTCGATTGTCGGGGGTCTCCCATAGAACTGGTCATTTTATTGTTGATGGTACCTTGTGGGGACATATAGGAAGTTTGCCAGTTAACTTTCTATTAGTGAATCTGTCACGAGTGACAGGGGTTCACATTGGTACATTAGAGTTGGTCGAGATTTATTGTTCATGCATATGAGTTAGCAGTTATTCGGGGACGATTAGGGGTTCGCCAACTAACCTCTAATCGTGAATTTGACTCGATTGTCAGGGGTCCGCATAACTATAGAACTGGTCATCAATACTTAGGGACTTACAGGAAGCTTGTCAGTTAGTTTCTTTTAAGTGAACCTGTCACGAGTGACAANCCAGCTTTTGATTACATTCAAGAGCTACTTCAAACTGAGGAGAAGACTGTCGCATCCATAAAACGGTTTTTAGGTATTCTCACTTGTGATCTCCAAATTCNCTTTGAGAGTTGGTCGATTCCTAAAATACACTTGAGAGGGGTTTATAATACACTTGAGAGTTGGTCGATTCCTAAAATCCATGAACCTTGAGTATCGAGGTTGCACCTCAGGTCCTTGAGATTGGATGATGAAGAAAAGAGCCTAGTAGAGACAATTAGCCTAGTGACCTAGAGAACTTAAGAGTATTCCgctaaaatgagaaaatttagGGTGTGGTCTAGACATAGCATATACGANGAAGTTTACAAGAAATGGGGATGGCCTGAAGAAGAGATTCTCTCCGCTTTTCGAAGGCATCCATGGTGTATGATGGCTTCCGAGAATAAGATCAATGGCGTAATGGATTTCTTTGTGAACAAGATTGGGTGTGAACCTTCATACATTGCAAAGCGACCTGCTCTGATTTCACTTAGTTTAAAGAAGAGGATTGTGCCAAGAGGCTCTGTTTATCAAGTTTTGCTGTCAAAGGGTTTGATTAAGAAAGATGTGAATCTTCCTTTGCTGTTTGATTCTACTGAAAGCCGATTCTTAGCCAAATTCATCGACCCTCATAAGGAGCTGATTCCTGAATTGTTGATGTTGTATAAAGAGAAATTGGAGGATGCTAAGAGATAGCAGGTTCATTCTCCTACACTAAATGTTAACATTTACCTGTTTTGCTTGTTCATGTCTATTGATATCTAAAAATTGATGCATGTTCAAGAGCTTGTGCTGAATTAATTGGCTGCTATTTAGattgttaattaaatgatGGTTTGAGCTGAACTGACTATAGCACGTTGtaacaataataattgtaATACCCATCggataaaaagtaaaataaataataataataataaaataataaaatagaaagaaagaaagaaagaaagcgtGTGGCAGATGCCACCGCCGAAAAACCGCAGGCAGCAAAAGACTGGGGAGTAGCCCATTTTCAAGGACTCTTCGAGGGCAGAAGAAGAGGGTTGGAGAGACGTTGAAAATGGAGGAGGAGCTCACGAACTCTCGGAGACCAACCATTGGGAGAACTCGTTGGAGTCCACTTCGGCCGGAAACTTGGCGATTGAGACCCATAAGCGCCATCTGATCGATTAGGGAAAAAGTTTGAGGACTTCCACCGCCGAGGCTTGGAGATTGAGGTTAGTGGAGGACTAGAGTCGAAATGGGCGGAAGGGAACGGAGAATCGAGATATCACTTTGGATCTACGAGATTTGAGGATTGTGGGCGTCGGAAAGGAATCAGAGGGAGAGGCGACGGCGAGCATGCAGTGGAATTATTTGAGGAGTTTGGCAAGAGTTTGGCAACTTTTGGAACCCTCCAAAGACACAAATCCGAACAAAAAAACGTCAGGTAAGTAGCACCTCAAAACCTTGGATTTAGCTATGCTCATAGTATACATGAAATTATGGTATAAGAAGTATGTTTTAGAAGTTTGAGCATAGAATGAGTATGTGAATGAGTATGTCTGTTTAAACTTTACTGAAACGCGTATGCAACTACCTTAAGAATTGAGATTCATGACTAGCTTTCCATGATTAGATCATTAAGTTATGCCTCCGTCACCGCACGTTAGAGTATTAGCAGTTATTCGGGGACGGGGACGGGGACGATTAGGGGTTCGCCAACTAACCCCTAACCATAAAACCTGACTCGATTGTCGGGGGTCTCCCATAGAACTGGTCATTTTATTGTTGATGGTACCTTGTGGGGACATATAGGAAGTTTGCCAGTTAACTTTCTATTAGTGAATCTGTCACGAGTGACAGGGGTTCACATTGGTACATTAGAGTTGGTCGAGATTTATTGTTCATGCATATGAGTTAGCAGTTATTCGGGGACGATTAGGGGTTCGCCAACTAACCTCTAATCGTGAATTTGACTCGATTGTCAGGGGTCCGCATAACTATAGAACTGGTCATCAATACTTAGGGACTTACAGGAAGCTTGTCAGTTAGTTTCTTTTAAGTGAACCTGTCACGAGTGACAAGGGTCTACAATAGTACACTTGAGAGTTGGTCGATTCCTAAAATACATGAACTTTGAGAGTTGGTCGATTCCTAGGGGTCTACAATAGTACACTTGAGAGTTGGTCGATTCCTAAAATACATGAACTTTGAGAGTTGGTCGATTCCTAAAATACACTTGAGAGGGGTTTATAATACACTTGAGAGTTGGTCGATTCCTAAAATCCATGAACCTTGAGTATCGAGGTTGCACCTCAGGTCCTTGAGATTGGATGATGAAGAAAAGAGCCTAGTAGAGACAATTAGCCTAGTGACCTAGAGAACTTAAGAGTATTCCgctaaaatgagaaaatttagGGTGTGGTCTAGACATAGCATATACGAGGGGACAAATCCCCAAAAGAGAATAAGATACCAAACGATGAACAAGATCAATAAAACTTAACTAAGAAATACGAACTACCAGCAagttgcttactgagtatatttcATATACTCATTCCTGcaacttcaactttcttttcagGTGGAGTTTGATGTACCAATCGAGGCGGAAGCACACGTGGGCTGTTGACTATAGAGAATTCCATCACATTTGAGTCTTTAGTCTTCTTTGTGCTTTGCCTTTAAATCTTGCACTTCATGTATTTAAGTGATCTCTTCCGGTCTTTCtatgaaaataagattttcATAAATTGGATGCATGAgttcaaatgttttaaattttgcgcattttcatttttgtacgTCACTGAGTAACGATCCGTTGTTCGagactttcaaaattttgggtcgttacaaataaaGTGGAGTCAGAAGATTCAAATATGTCTAAACTAGTTTTGGCTCTATATTCGAGTTGATTGTTGACTTCGTTTCTTCCgctaattttgaattataattctACGTAGTGTTTCTAGTTGATATGTCACCTACTCTATTTATGTGAGATATCATATCggtcggagaggggaacgagagATATCGTATCggtcggagaggggaacgagagATATCGTATCGatcggagaggggaacgagggATGTCGTATCGatcggagaggggaacgagggATGTCGTATCggtcggagaggggaacgagagATATcgtattggttggagaggggaacaaagtatttcttacaagggtgtggaaacttttccctagtaTACGTGtattaaaattgtgaggttgacggcaatACGCAACGGGTTagagcggacaatatctgctagcggtgggcttggacggttacaaatggtatcaaagccagacatcgggcgatggaaacctctccctagtatacgtatattaaaatcgtgagactgacaacgaaATACAACGAGCTAAAGCggaaaatatttgctaacaaGCTAAAGCagaaaatatttgctaacaaGCTAAAGCggaaaatatttgctaacaatgggcttgggcagttacaaatggtatcaaaaccagacaTCGGGCCCcaagggtgaattgtgagatcccacgatagttggagagtggaacaaaacattcattataaaagtgtggaaacatctaTCTAATAGACGCTTTTTAAAAGGAtaaacatgtaaatcattataTATGTGAATTCTTATACATATACTTTATTAAGGTCTTGCTAGTCTTTAAGTCTTGCTTCTCACATAATGAACGAATTGGGCCGGCCCATATTGTTGTCCGATTCTCACATTATTAACGAATTGGGCCAGCCCATATTGTTGTCCGATTCTCACATTATGAACGAATTGGGCCGGCCCATATTGTTGTCCGATTCTCACATAAGGAACGAATTGGGCCGGCCCATATTGTTGTCCGATCTCAAATCTCCTCCAATCCAAGCCCGTTTTATAATacatattaaaacaaaaggagtGGGGCCCACTGCAGGCCCATGAGATGGCAGGACAACAGTGCTTCATGAAATGCCAGGACAACATTTGTGGGGACCACTcgatttcactttttttttccaaagatatttttgtattttttttttttaatttgaaaccAAAGTCTAATAATTATTTCTGTCATTTATTTTGTCCCTATTAAATGACTATAATGGTTacataaaatttgtaaataataatagaactttgatgtcttttattttaagttagctaataaaagaaaaatatttggtatattttcaaattattaataatattatattattttaatctcgCATTTTTACacttaatataatatatgtcaccttttttttaatgaaatagtATTTCCTAGAATCAAATatgaatttcttaaaattaccattttttttagtaaataaataaatggtaataataacaaaataaaaaaattacattattttaagttgtattcaaaatgtattttaaccctatatcttaaattaattatttttaactatatatatatatatatatatatatatttttagtgaTATTTGAGGATAACCTTTTACCCTTAAGGTATAGTTATACAAAACTAtttataactaattaattGTTAAGTTTATTgtaaaatagttatatattttttaaaaatgaagggTAAATTAGGTATTTAAgcttttaaacttttagtttAAATCATATGGGTCAGTTTCCAAATCTATAACACATTTGACAAAAACCTCGAGCCCGAAACCGAATCATCAACATTAAGCTTGAAATTTTGTCGAGGCAAGGGTTGTTAGCCTGTGATGAGAGCTGTCGCAATTGAAAcggttggatgatgaaagtcccacatcggctaatttagagaatgatcgtgaatttataataaaaaaagactctctccattagtatgaggccttttcAGTTAGCTTATAttcgaagtggacaatatcataccattgtggagagtcgtattcaTATAACAGAAACATGAATTTTCGAACATCTTTTCAAGTTCCAACaaatttatattctaaatataattttgaagtctaatattttaaaaataaaaaaaataattaaatttagcCCATGAAAAAGGGAATTTACAAAACAAGACAGAGCTCACGAAGAGTAGTATAGGTCGGCCCGTAAATTATAACAACTTAAAAAACGAGCAAATAGGTCACCGACACTCGGGAACTTGGGCCAGTTACGCGAACCAATTACACACGAGCCATTAATTACGAAACTGCCACTCCACTTGTGGCCATCAATCTTCCAAGTCAAAATCCACTTTTCCACCACCGGCTGACCATCTGGTCCGGTTTCCGGGTACTTCGCCGACACGTGGTGCAATTCCCGGGTCGACCCGACCACCGGCACTCGACATTTAAGACTTCTCACCAACTCCCTTAACGACGTCGTTTAATCTCAACCTATCTTAGCCGTCCATTTACTGGCACCAAACAACCAAATCAACGATTCAAATTCTTCCAAGATTACAggatttgttttttcattcattttaaaatcccCTTTTTGACTCTAAATTCTTTATGTTtgattcttctctctcctcttcccACCGTattttgtagagagagaattagatatttttttaaataaataataaaaaaaattcgaattttatatttttcaattaaaaaaaaaagtgtgttatttttgtgaattaatatttaaaattgtgtattgaaatttttttaaaaaatatgtgagAAATAATTcctacatatttatttattttataaatcaaaaataatatatagagTTCACTCTaagataatataattattagaaaattaaatcataaataaataaataaattacatttcCTAGACCGTTTAAATACCACGTGGAATATAATCACGGAATGAGAACGTGACACGATATGATTACATGTCAAACTTTGGTTGGTGGACTAGTGGCCTTCGTTGCGGACCAACAAAGCCGTCATCCGCGTGCTCCATTGTTTGAATGATAAAATCtctaatatcttattttcaagattctaaatatattaataaaaatttaggttaaattataaattttaatcgACACGGTTCGTAAGAAGTCACCTAATATATGATTGTTCAAAGTAAAACGTGTTTAGTTTActtttatgattgagccatCGAAAAGAAACGTGCATCTTGTTATAAGGGGTGCAAGGGAATGTAGAGTCAAATAGGCGTCGAATCCAAATTTCGAATCGTGGGCATGAGGcgttacaagtggtatcagagcgataCCTCTCCTAATAAGACGTGGTTCGAAGAACCAATGTGAAAGCTAGTGGACACGTGACATGTGAGTGAAAGAGTGATACACGAAGGAactgatataatatttgaataagaGCAATTCAGCTAAACACGTCAATTTCtctcatatattttaactCTAGAAATTGGTCGGGACCGTGGACCAACATGAAATAAACTCAATGGATTAAACCTAActctcaaattaaaaattaataatcccataaagtttttattaatatttttaattattaaaaaacaaaaaaaaaaaacaaccttttTAGGAAAATCCCTTTGTTACATGCCAACTGGACTTTAGACAAGACAACCTCGAAATCTTTTCAATCTTATTCTAAGGACGAGACAGGCAGCCTCCCGAGGTTTAGTTCATAATCCCTTAATTATCTCTCTCCTCAAGTACATCCTTACATGTGAAATGACCAATTtacccttttctctctcttccctaAACTCACTTTTTGTCATGAATTTGTAACATTCGATCTAATGATAAGAACCGGAGGTCACTCGTTGCATGTGTACGATGTGATTTCTACTAGGGTTATGCCATACATGATAATACACGGGATCACTCCTTGTATATACCAAATTCTAATAAGGTCGTGCCTTAATGATATAAGTTCGcatgtgtgagatctcacatcgaatGAAAGAGGAACGAGTACCAGTGAGGACGATGGACCCTGAAATATGGattatgaaatctcacattgattggagataGGAAtgacatcgattggagaggggacgagtgccaacgagcacgttaggccctgaagggggtggactgtgagatcccacgtcagttggagaggggaacgaaacattctttattagggtgtagaaatctctctctagcagtcgtgttttaaaaaccttgagaaaaaacccaaatagaatagtatctgctagcgatgagcttgagctgttacagcaTATGAGTTCACTCCTTGCATGTATGTGACGAGATTCTATTAAAGGCATGTCATGCATGATGTGCACACACATGCTAGTCGTTCCTTGTATGTAACAAATTTTGATAGGGTCGTACTACAACGATACGAGCTTGCTTACAAGGTCACTCTTTGCATGTACATAACGTGATTCTACTAGGGTCGTGTCTTATGCAATATGAACCCATATGACAGGTCATTCCGTGCATGTATATAAGATAACCTACTAAAGTTGTGCTCTACACGATAGGAACCACGCGACGGATCATTCCCTGTATGTATTCGAGATGATCTACTAAGTGATGTCCTACATGATATGAATTACGATGCCGTTTTGTAGCTATTTAAATTAGcgtaattaaaatataattttgtataaaaaaaaaagagaataaaatatgaaaagagaTGAGACAAAATGAATTAGATTCAAATTAGGACCATAAAGTTTTTGATTGTTACAACTCCAATGCTAACTCGTCCAtacatattattaatatctataatgtttttattttaatatgataattatatttttaaattacctGAATGGATATTTGTAGGCAAAAAGTTCAGATCGGATTATTCgaaaatttcgagttggttaGATTGGTGACTCAAGTAGCTCGAGTTCACTGACCaattcaacctaacccaaccccTATTTCTGCtttgagttggattgagttgtcCGGGacttatttatccacaataaatgttacattaataactaaaatcttataaaattcaaatatcgaGTATTTATAAGTCATAATTCATCATTAACATCGAttgctaatttttttaaaaaatagggtAGGGTTAGATTGGACTATAACTCGTGCAAATTGTTCCTGCAAATTGAGtcgacaacccaacccaagttcgaaaaaaaaaatctaaccgaACCCAACCTTTAAGATTTGAGTTCCCTAATCTAATCGGTCTGTTATTGGATCATATGAACATTCCTACTATttgattcttaatttttttaaaaaataaaatattattttaaatttaattttcatttagtctctaaattaaaaaaaaaaaaaaaaaaaacgttacattttttaatttttaattttgaatatataatatccaatttaatttaaactcgGATAAACcactcaaatttaattaaaacattattattattattgtattttttctataattttgtattaatttttacttatacatgtaaatttggaatttaaattaaatggttaATTATCAAAACTTAATGatttaaatcataattaaattatattatttttcacttaaaaaaataaaaatatttttatcataaatctaatccctaaaatttaaaaattgaaattaaaaaaaaaaaagaagataaatatttaaatatttaaatttgtatatatttttatctct is part of the Cucurbita pepo subsp. pepo cultivar mu-cu-16 chromosome LG03, ASM280686v2, whole genome shotgun sequence genome and encodes:
- the LOC111790286 gene encoding transcription termination factor MTERF6, chloroplastic/mitochondrial-like, whose product is MLLLRRIIRVRQPSTVFARGFSESPLKSLRYSSISSVIASSLKSASPDSNSVKPENDEKPVIVFFENHGFSKTQISDLVKKFPQVLSANPEKTLLPKLLFFQSKGLSSPEIAKLVCSYPSILARSLDRKIIPAFDYIQELLQTEEKTVASIKRFLGILTCDLQIYARPNVETLIQIGVPDSNIATILHYQPRVFLINTVRFKEIVEEVKEMGFNPLRLKFVLAVFAMRAMSKCTWRKKVEVYKKWGWPEEEILSAFRRHPWCMMASENKINGVMDFFVNKIGCEPSYIAKRPALISLSLKKRIVPRGSVYQVLLSKGLIKKDVNLPLLFDSTESRFLAKFIDPHKELIPELLMLYKEKLEDAKR